The following are from one region of the Simiduia agarivorans SA1 = DSM 21679 genome:
- a CDS encoding TfoX/Sxy family protein: MAYSEALAGRIRDQLQHHDNYSERNMFGGLAMMLNGNMCCGVVGEELMARVGPDRYEACLKVPYVRQMDFTGKPLRGMVYIAAAGVDSEEQLSTWVELSETFALSLPPK, encoded by the coding sequence ATGGCCTACTCTGAAGCGCTGGCTGGCCGCATCCGCGACCAGTTACAGCACCATGACAACTACAGTGAACGCAACATGTTTGGCGGCCTGGCGATGATGCTCAATGGCAATATGTGTTGCGGCGTGGTGGGCGAAGAGCTCATGGCCCGGGTCGGACCGGATCGCTACGAAGCCTGCCTGAAGGTGCCCTACGTACGGCAAATGGATTTTACCGGCAAGCCCCTGCGCGGCATGGTTTACATCGCCGCCGCCGGTGTGGATTCCGAGGAACAGCTGTCTACCTGGGTCGAACTTTCCGAGACCTTTGCGTTGAGTTTGCCGCCAAAATAG
- a CDS encoding di-heme-cytochrome C peroxidase, with protein sequence MNTLPGQNGVLLFAVAGLLAACNPSTPETPSTHTDTGMLLLDQNWTDADREFSWFTTFGSRVLPDTWFKALERANDTSPFASEENLSRFGFAFSGASDTNPDNFPIGITVTPPRDGHAWVGLGCSACHSGQVYYQNQQIHIDGGQAMLEFQLFEQSVIDALNATLRDNEKFSRFAQAVGEAEPALREQVSQWTQSLIKRQHINRTDSHYGRGRLDAFGQIFNAVTVSFLGIEENRRDPDAPVSYPVLWDAPHMDLVQWNASAPNAGPGPLIQNATTALAVFGDLDIHHNDHGLGYKSSIEINNLGPIQDRWYKLTSPQWPTQVLGALNSDLVTQGKTLYAENCLACHALSDRNDPDRMIKATKVSLDQVGTDPTMVDNFLGNQAQTGDFEGRKLLFAAGPEFGATAPAIKLVAHATIGALLDHPLAATMQGVLSAHKVKDAPIDEDPRYYKARPLSGIWASAPYLHNGSVPTLAEMLSPEKRRTQFAVGKVEFDPVNVGLSDEVLAADQVSDFDTRLPGNSNAGHLFGTHLSPEDKRALIEYLKSL encoded by the coding sequence GTGAACACATTGCCAGGGCAGAACGGGGTGCTGCTCTTTGCGGTTGCGGGTTTGCTCGCCGCCTGTAACCCTTCCACACCTGAAACACCATCCACTCACACCGACACCGGCATGCTGTTGCTGGACCAGAACTGGACCGATGCCGACCGGGAATTTTCCTGGTTTACCACCTTCGGCTCGCGCGTATTGCCTGACACCTGGTTCAAGGCGCTCGAACGCGCCAATGACACATCGCCCTTTGCCAGTGAAGAAAATCTGAGTCGTTTCGGTTTCGCATTTTCCGGCGCGAGCGACACCAACCCGGACAATTTTCCCATTGGCATTACTGTCACGCCGCCGCGCGACGGTCACGCCTGGGTCGGGCTTGGCTGCTCTGCCTGTCACTCGGGTCAGGTCTACTACCAGAATCAGCAAATCCACATTGATGGCGGCCAGGCCATGCTGGAATTCCAGCTGTTCGAACAAAGTGTCATCGATGCGCTCAATGCCACCTTGCGCGACAACGAAAAATTCAGCCGCTTTGCCCAGGCCGTAGGCGAAGCGGAGCCTGCGCTGCGGGAACAGGTGAGCCAGTGGACCCAATCGCTGATCAAACGCCAGCACATCAATCGCACCGACAGCCATTACGGTCGCGGGCGACTGGATGCGTTCGGGCAGATATTCAACGCCGTAACCGTGTCCTTTCTGGGCATTGAGGAAAACCGCCGCGACCCCGACGCCCCGGTGAGTTATCCGGTACTGTGGGATGCCCCGCACATGGATCTGGTGCAGTGGAACGCCTCCGCTCCCAATGCCGGCCCCGGTCCACTCATTCAGAATGCCACCACCGCCCTCGCGGTCTTTGGTGATCTGGACATTCACCACAACGATCATGGCCTGGGCTACAAATCCAGCATCGAAATCAACAACCTCGGTCCCATTCAGGATCGCTGGTATAAACTCACCTCGCCGCAGTGGCCAACCCAGGTATTGGGTGCGCTCAACTCCGATCTCGTGACGCAGGGCAAAACCCTGTACGCCGAAAACTGTCTGGCTTGTCATGCTCTGTCGGACCGTAACGACCCCGACCGCATGATCAAGGCCACCAAAGTCAGCCTTGACCAGGTGGGCACCGACCCCACCATGGTGGATAACTTCCTCGGCAATCAGGCACAAACCGGCGACTTTGAAGGCCGCAAACTGCTGTTTGCCGCTGGCCCGGAATTCGGTGCAACCGCACCGGCCATCAAGCTGGTGGCCCACGCCACCATCGGCGCATTGCTGGATCACCCGTTGGCCGCCACCATGCAAGGGGTACTGAGTGCGCATAAGGTCAAGGATGCGCCGATTGATGAAGATCCGCGCTATTACAAAGCGCGGCCTTTATCCGGCATCTGGGCATCCGCACCTTACCTGCACAATGGCTCTGTCCCGACACTGGCAGAAATGCTGTCGCCGGAAAAACGACGGACCCAGTTCGCCGTGGGCAAAGTCGAGTTCGATCCGGTCAATGTCGGTTTGTCGGACGAGGTGCTGGCGGCCGATCAGGTCAGCGACTTCGACACCCGCTTGCCAGGCAACAGCAATGCCGGCCACCTGTTTGGCACGCACCTGAGCCCGGAAGATAAACGCGCACTTATCGAATACCTCAAATCACTTTAA
- the trxC gene encoding thioredoxin TrxC, with product MSEKLRLVCSQCQTINQFTPERLADGPKCAKCKQALLNASPVEVNAHSLQRHIAHNGVPVLVDFWAPWCGPCRQFAPVFSQFAAAQPAIRCLKLNTEAEPAAGSAFQIRSIPTLALFLQGRERARISGALPPQQLSQWVQQQLG from the coding sequence ATGAGCGAAAAACTGCGGCTGGTTTGCAGCCAATGCCAGACCATTAACCAATTTACCCCCGAACGACTGGCCGATGGTCCCAAGTGCGCCAAGTGCAAACAGGCGCTATTGAATGCCTCGCCGGTAGAGGTGAATGCCCACTCACTGCAGCGACACATTGCGCACAACGGTGTTCCGGTGCTGGTGGATTTCTGGGCGCCCTGGTGCGGCCCGTGCCGGCAATTTGCGCCGGTGTTCAGCCAGTTTGCCGCTGCTCAACCTGCCATCCGCTGCCTCAAACTCAATACCGAAGCCGAACCGGCTGCCGGGTCCGCTTTCCAGATTCGTTCTATCCCAACGCTCGCCTTATTCCTTCAAGGCAGGGAACGGGCGCGTATCTCGGGCGCGTTGCCGCCGCAGCAGTTGAGCCAGTGGGTGCAGCAACAGTTGGGGTGA
- a CDS encoding diguanylate cyclase produces the protein MRAILLWGMLLLVGGVITDANARSIAVTGDMPAATVQDRMAFYEDPDAQLSFERLRARAPELMQQADAMPTGLGFSRSAYWVSIELHNPSSEPVSAFVRQDYPLIDHLSVWMPDGTGGYQHWETGDRTPYDTRPIAVRDFVFPFTLAPGSTQTAYLRFKSDGPINLGLSVVSAPALLNITSSEQLLFGAYYGGFLVLVFYNLILFLAVKDSAYVYYMVYVVAYGFYMSVHNGLAFQYLWPGSPWAANQSLLLLLGISLLFGLHFSRVVCSTRRWSPGLDRVAVVLLVTTAALLLVTPFVAYQYLILAYSLLTVLVCVTILVLGTLSWLKGSVPARYFMVAWIGLMVSVLIYMGKQFGFFPHNFFTQNSFQMGSLVEMVLLSLALGARVNEMQKLGFSDALTGLANRRKFDQVLPLELEKWHQSKSSFALLVMDIDHFKRINDEHGHAVGDKVLAALGQLLRKNVRRPSLACRFGGEEFVLLLPGAGAEQAMGLAERLRVLVSTKPLAEVNVTVSIGVAVCDSFAMTRSGALFEAADTALYAAKQAGRNQCLLYELPTEERRLVEAV, from the coding sequence ATGCGCGCCATATTGCTATGGGGGATGCTACTGCTTGTCGGTGGCGTGATAACAGACGCCAATGCGCGCAGTATTGCGGTGACGGGGGATATGCCCGCCGCCACGGTGCAGGATCGCATGGCCTTCTATGAAGATCCGGATGCGCAGCTCAGTTTCGAGCGCCTGCGCGCGCGCGCGCCGGAATTGATGCAGCAGGCAGATGCAATGCCCACGGGCCTTGGTTTCAGCCGTTCGGCCTATTGGGTCAGCATTGAATTGCACAACCCGTCATCCGAGCCTGTGTCGGCCTTTGTGCGTCAGGACTACCCGCTGATCGATCATTTGTCAGTGTGGATGCCGGATGGCACCGGCGGTTACCAGCATTGGGAAACTGGCGATCGCACACCCTACGACACCCGTCCGATTGCGGTGCGGGATTTTGTGTTCCCCTTCACGCTGGCGCCGGGCAGCACGCAAACGGCCTATCTGCGGTTTAAATCGGACGGCCCCATCAATCTTGGCTTGTCGGTGGTGAGTGCGCCGGCACTGCTGAATATCACCAGCAGCGAGCAGTTATTGTTTGGCGCCTATTACGGTGGCTTTCTGGTGTTGGTGTTTTACAATCTGATTTTATTTCTGGCCGTAAAAGACTCCGCCTACGTGTACTACATGGTCTATGTGGTGGCCTACGGGTTTTATATGTCGGTGCACAACGGTCTGGCGTTCCAGTACCTGTGGCCTGGCAGCCCTTGGGCCGCGAATCAGAGCCTTTTACTGTTGCTGGGCATATCCCTGTTGTTCGGGCTGCATTTTTCGCGGGTGGTGTGTTCCACCCGGCGATGGTCGCCCGGATTGGATCGGGTGGCGGTGGTGCTGCTGGTGACCACTGCGGCGCTCCTGCTGGTGACGCCTTTCGTCGCCTATCAATACCTGATTCTGGCCTATTCGCTGCTCACGGTTTTGGTGTGCGTGACTATTCTGGTGTTGGGTACGCTCAGCTGGCTCAAAGGCTCGGTGCCGGCGCGCTATTTTATGGTGGCCTGGATTGGCCTGATGGTGTCGGTGCTCATCTACATGGGCAAGCAGTTTGGCTTCTTTCCGCACAATTTTTTCACCCAGAACAGTTTTCAGATGGGTTCGCTGGTGGAAATGGTGCTGCTCAGCCTGGCGCTCGGCGCGCGGGTGAACGAGATGCAGAAGCTGGGCTTTTCCGATGCGCTCACCGGCTTGGCAAACCGCCGGAAGTTTGACCAGGTGCTGCCCCTGGAACTGGAAAAATGGCATCAAAGCAAAAGCAGTTTTGCCCTGCTGGTGATGGACATAGATCACTTCAAACGCATTAACGATGAGCACGGTCATGCGGTGGGCGACAAGGTTCTGGCTGCGCTGGGCCAATTGCTGCGCAAAAATGTCCGGCGTCCGAGCCTGGCGTGTCGTTTTGGCGGCGAGGAATTTGTGCTGTTGCTACCCGGTGCCGGTGCCGAACAGGCCATGGGGCTGGCGGAACGTTTACGTGTACTGGTGTCGACCAAGCCGCTGGCCGAGGTGAATGTGACCGTGAGCATCGGGGTGGCGGTGTGTGATTCCTTTGCCATGACCCGGTCGGGCGCCTTGTTTGAGGCCGCCGATACGGCACTGTATGCGGCGAAACAAGCCGGTCGTAATCAATGTCTGTTGTATGAACTGCCGACCGAAGAGCGCCGTCTGGTGGAGGCCGTTTAG
- a CDS encoding DJ-1/PfpI family protein: MLNVGILLYDDVELLDFAGPYEVFTTATRVAQRHNQPAPFVTHTLAQQPAIRARAGLTIRADTDLSQAPLDLLIVPGGVTDAAQKNADLMHWLAQAARQTRCVASVCTGVFLLAQAGVLDHRPVTTHWEDFEALHQQFPALQLERDVRFIDHGSLATSAGISAGIDLALHLVARFSSPDLATATARQMDYHSTTHLRETQEGIIYGLL, from the coding sequence ATGCTTAACGTAGGCATACTGCTATACGACGATGTAGAGCTGCTCGACTTTGCCGGCCCCTACGAAGTGTTCACCACGGCAACCCGGGTCGCACAGCGACACAACCAACCGGCACCGTTTGTCACCCACACGCTCGCCCAGCAACCCGCTATCCGCGCCCGCGCCGGCTTGACCATCCGCGCGGATACCGACCTGTCACAGGCACCGCTTGACCTGTTAATCGTCCCCGGCGGCGTCACCGACGCTGCGCAAAAAAATGCCGACTTGATGCACTGGCTTGCGCAGGCGGCCAGACAAACGCGTTGCGTGGCCAGCGTGTGCACCGGCGTTTTTTTACTGGCACAGGCCGGCGTGCTGGATCATCGGCCAGTCACAACCCACTGGGAAGATTTTGAAGCGCTGCATCAACAGTTTCCCGCCTTGCAGCTCGAGCGGGACGTGCGGTTCATCGACCACGGCTCGCTGGCAACCTCGGCCGGCATATCCGCCGGCATCGATCTTGCCCTGCACCTGGTCGCGCGTTTCAGCTCGCCCGACCTCGCCACAGCGACTGCGCGGCAAATGGATTACCACAGCACGACTCATCTACGTGAAACCCAGGAGGGCATAATCTATGGCCTACTCTGA
- a CDS encoding YbaN family protein: MGFNGFISMLQCRDQIMKKPVFTGKTLYLVLGFLCVALAALGVALPLLPTTPFLLLAAACFARSSERWYNWLLGNATFGPMILRWQTQRCIDPAIKRIALGSIALFGGVSLWLIESTAVRLAGIGLLLLGAFVVVRLPTCPPDLFARDANKPSKE, translated from the coding sequence ATGGGGTTTAATGGATTTATTTCAATGCTTCAGTGCCGGGATCAAATAATGAAAAAGCCTGTATTTACAGGAAAAACACTGTATTTAGTGCTAGGCTTTTTATGTGTGGCGCTGGCGGCTTTAGGTGTAGCCCTTCCTCTGCTGCCCACCACACCTTTTTTGCTTCTGGCGGCTGCGTGTTTTGCCCGTTCCTCAGAACGTTGGTACAACTGGTTGCTGGGCAACGCCACCTTTGGTCCTATGATTTTGCGCTGGCAAACGCAGCGCTGCATTGATCCTGCCATTAAACGCATCGCGCTTGGTTCAATCGCATTATTCGGTGGCGTGTCGCTCTGGCTGATCGAATCGACCGCGGTCCGTCTGGCAGGCATTGGCCTGTTGTTACTGGGGGCGTTTGTTGTGGTGCGCTTGCCCACCTGCCCGCCAGACCTGTTCGCCCGGGATGCGAATAAACCATCCAAGGAATGA
- a CDS encoding DUF4382 domain-containing protein, with product MFSLSKLHQSLFLTLLGAGLTACGGGSGSTETATFNLAITDGPVEMADAVRVTFTEVELKPAGGPAVSITLDEPLTLNLLDYQGSLSEPLVQNATLPAGEYNWVRLGVADNAEIEISGAIYPLEIPSSAQSGLKLNRGFTLAAGGVSSFTIDFDLRKSVHQEGTGDYKLRPTLRMVDNLEVGSISGTVAESWITDVECNNGDNNDTGNAVYLFAGADAEVADISGAATDPIATASVNWNSNASAYEFGFGFVAAGDYTLAFTCDAILDDPMVVDVLAFSIPVNASVSADADTQVQIGVPVQ from the coding sequence ATGTTTTCTCTCTCCAAACTTCATCAATCCCTTTTTCTGACCCTGTTGGGTGCAGGCCTTACCGCCTGTGGCGGTGGTTCCGGTTCAACAGAAACGGCCACCTTTAATCTGGCCATTACCGACGGGCCGGTGGAAATGGCGGACGCTGTACGGGTCACGTTTACCGAAGTGGAATTGAAACCTGCCGGTGGTCCGGCTGTCTCGATTACCCTGGACGAACCGTTGACTCTCAACCTGTTGGATTACCAGGGCAGCCTGAGCGAACCCTTGGTGCAGAATGCGACCCTGCCTGCCGGCGAATACAATTGGGTGCGATTGGGTGTGGCCGATAACGCCGAGATAGAAATCAGTGGTGCCATCTATCCGTTGGAAATTCCCAGCAGCGCACAATCGGGGTTGAAACTCAATCGCGGTTTCACCCTGGCCGCGGGCGGCGTGTCCAGTTTCACGATTGATTTTGATCTGCGCAAATCAGTGCATCAGGAAGGCACGGGCGATTATAAACTGCGCCCGACATTACGCATGGTAGACAATCTGGAGGTGGGCAGCATTTCAGGCACGGTGGCTGAAAGCTGGATTACCGACGTGGAGTGCAACAATGGCGACAATAACGACACCGGCAATGCCGTGTATTTGTTTGCGGGTGCGGACGCCGAGGTAGCGGATATCAGCGGCGCGGCCACTGATCCCATCGCCACCGCGAGCGTGAACTGGAACAGCAACGCGTCGGCGTACGAATTCGGCTTTGGCTTTGTGGCTGCAGGCGATTACACCCTGGCGTTCACTTGCGATGCGATTCTGGATGACCCGATGGTAGTGGATGTGCTGGCATTCAGCATTCCGGTGAACGCCAGCGTCAGTGCCGATGCCGATACGCAAGTGCAGATCGGCGTGCCGGTACAATAA
- a CDS encoding acyl-CoA dehydrogenase family protein, whose translation MIPRTLFDAEHELFRDNLRRFLAAEAAPHHADWEKQGHVDPALWLKAGEQGFLAPTVPEAYGGVGVDFRYNAIVDEEVSRAGLSGIGWGLHSDIAVPYLIRLGSEEQKQRYLPGCVSGEIITAIAMTEPGTGSDLQSVQTTAMPDGDHYVLNGSKTFITNGQLANLVIVVAKTDPSAGAAGTSLLLVDTDSPGFSRGKNLEKVGMKAQDTSELFFQDVRVPKANLLGQEGQGFIYLMQELPQERLSVAINAVASAESILQHTLDYVRERKAFGKPISQFQNTQFVLAQLSAEITMQRVFVDKCLELHLEGKLDVPTAAKAKLLCTDLQCKVADECMQLHGGYGYMWEYPVARAWADSRVQKIYAGTNEIMKLIIARDLIGR comes from the coding sequence ATGATCCCCCGCACCCTGTTCGACGCCGAACACGAACTCTTTCGCGACAACCTGCGCCGCTTCCTCGCCGCCGAAGCTGCGCCGCACCACGCCGACTGGGAAAAGCAGGGCCACGTGGACCCGGCGCTCTGGCTCAAAGCCGGCGAGCAGGGTTTTCTTGCGCCGACTGTACCGGAAGCCTACGGCGGCGTGGGCGTGGATTTCCGCTACAACGCCATTGTCGATGAAGAAGTCTCACGCGCAGGTCTGTCCGGCATTGGCTGGGGCCTGCACTCCGATATCGCCGTGCCCTACCTGATCCGCTTGGGCAGCGAAGAACAAAAACAGCGCTATCTGCCCGGCTGTGTGAGCGGCGAGATCATCACCGCCATCGCCATGACCGAACCCGGCACCGGCTCCGATTTACAATCGGTGCAGACCACGGCGATGCCCGACGGCGATCACTACGTATTGAATGGGTCCAAAACCTTTATCACCAACGGCCAACTCGCCAACCTGGTGATCGTTGTTGCCAAAACCGATCCCAGTGCCGGCGCCGCCGGTACCAGCCTGCTGCTGGTGGACACCGACAGCCCCGGCTTCAGCCGCGGTAAAAATCTCGAAAAAGTGGGCATGAAAGCGCAGGACACTTCCGAGCTGTTTTTCCAGGACGTGCGCGTGCCCAAAGCCAATTTATTGGGCCAGGAAGGTCAGGGATTTATTTACCTGATGCAGGAACTGCCGCAGGAGCGCTTGTCGGTTGCCATTAATGCGGTGGCGTCGGCGGAATCCATTTTGCAACACACGCTCGATTACGTGCGCGAGCGCAAAGCCTTTGGCAAACCGATCAGCCAGTTCCAGAACACCCAGTTTGTGCTGGCCCAATTGAGCGCGGAAATCACCATGCAGCGGGTCTTTGTCGACAAGTGTCTGGAACTGCACCTGGAGGGCAAACTCGACGTGCCCACCGCCGCCAAAGCCAAATTACTCTGCACCGACCTGCAATGCAAAGTGGCTGACGAATGCATGCAGCTGCACGGAGGCTATGGCTATATGTGGGAATACCCGGTGGCCCGCGCGTGGGCGGATTCCCGGGTCCAGAAGATTTACGCGGGCACTAACGAGATCATGAAACTCATCATTGCCCGCGATCTGATCGGCCGCTGA
- a CDS encoding ABCB family ABC transporter ATP-binding protein/permease, producing the protein MRRNRFDHTGEGLSWQTFRTLVPFLFEYRTRVALALACLVLAKVASVGLPFVLKYLVDGLDAEAGTLVALPLGLLLAYGGVRLSTVLFGELRDTLFGRVTERAMRRVGLKVFEHLHNLDLAFHLDRRTGGLARDIERGNSGISFLLRFMVFNIVPTLLEVGMVVGVLLINYAPGFALITLASVVLYVAFSIWATEWRTGFVRQANEAESASSARSVDSLLNFETVKYFGNEAFEAERYDRELAAWEQARRKNRLSLFALNGGQALIVASAMTAMMVLAAIKVQAGDMTIGDFVLINAFMMQIFLPLNFLGFVYREMKGAFAGIERMFALLRRAPAVQDKADALALTVPEGRVSFEQVSFGYSPERSLIDNLSFEVEPRQKLAIVGPSGAGKSTLFKLLFRFYDIQSGCIRIDGQDISQVSQHSLRQAIGVVPQDTVLFNTSIVENVRYGRVDATDEDVREALRLAHLDEFVARLPEGWDTQVGERGLKLSGGEKQRIAIARALLKRPPIMVFDEATSSLDSQAERAIMTAINEVARHQTTLVIAHRLSTVVDADQILVLREGQVAERGTHPQLLAAGGVYAGLWRAQQQE; encoded by the coding sequence ATGCGACGCAACCGTTTTGATCACACCGGCGAAGGCCTCAGTTGGCAGACCTTCCGCACCCTCGTGCCGTTCCTGTTCGAATACCGCACCCGGGTGGCCCTGGCCCTGGCCTGTCTGGTGTTGGCCAAGGTGGCGAGTGTGGGGCTGCCGTTTGTGCTCAAGTACCTGGTGGATGGCCTGGATGCCGAAGCCGGCACGCTGGTGGCCTTGCCGCTGGGGCTCTTGTTGGCCTATGGCGGGGTGCGGCTCAGCACGGTGCTGTTCGGCGAATTGCGCGATACCCTGTTTGGCCGGGTGACCGAGCGGGCTATGCGTCGGGTAGGCCTGAAAGTATTCGAGCACCTGCACAACCTCGATCTGGCCTTTCACCTGGATCGGCGCACCGGGGGGTTGGCGCGCGACATTGAGCGCGGTAATTCCGGTATCAGTTTTTTGCTCCGGTTCATGGTGTTCAATATCGTGCCCACCCTGTTGGAAGTGGGCATGGTGGTGGGGGTGTTGCTGATTAACTACGCGCCCGGTTTTGCCCTGATCACGCTCGCCTCGGTGGTGCTGTATGTGGCGTTTTCCATTTGGGCCACCGAGTGGCGCACGGGCTTTGTGCGTCAGGCCAATGAAGCCGAATCCGCTTCCAGCGCCCGCAGTGTGGACAGCCTGCTGAATTTCGAAACGGTCAAATACTTTGGCAACGAAGCTTTTGAGGCCGAGCGCTACGATCGCGAGCTGGCCGCGTGGGAGCAGGCCCGGCGCAAAAACCGGTTGAGTTTGTTCGCGCTCAATGGTGGGCAGGCGCTGATTGTGGCCAGCGCCATGACCGCCATGATGGTGTTGGCGGCAATAAAGGTGCAGGCCGGTGACATGACCATTGGCGATTTTGTGTTGATCAATGCGTTCATGATGCAGATTTTTTTGCCGCTGAATTTTCTCGGGTTTGTGTACCGGGAAATGAAAGGCGCCTTTGCCGGTATTGAACGCATGTTTGCATTGTTGCGGCGAGCACCTGCCGTGCAGGATAAGGCCGACGCGCTGGCGCTGACGGTGCCTGAAGGCCGGGTGAGTTTTGAGCAGGTCAGCTTTGGTTACAGCCCGGAGCGGTCGTTGATTGACAACCTGAGCTTTGAGGTTGAACCGCGCCAGAAACTGGCGATAGTGGGCCCGAGCGGTGCGGGTAAATCTACCCTGTTTAAACTGCTATTCCGGTTTTACGATATTCAGTCCGGCTGCATCAGAATTGACGGTCAGGACATCAGCCAGGTATCGCAGCACAGCCTGCGCCAGGCCATCGGCGTGGTGCCGCAGGATACGGTGTTGTTCAACACGTCCATTGTGGAAAATGTCCGTTATGGCCGGGTCGACGCCACCGATGAGGACGTGCGCGAGGCCCTGCGCCTGGCGCATCTGGATGAATTTGTGGCGCGCTTGCCCGAGGGTTGGGATACCCAGGTGGGCGAGCGCGGCCTGAAGCTTTCCGGTGGTGAAAAGCAGCGCATTGCCATTGCCCGCGCGTTGCTTAAGCGGCCGCCGATCATGGTGTTTGACGAGGCCACCTCGTCGCTCGACAGCCAGGCTGAACGAGCGATCATGACCGCCATTAACGAAGTGGCCCGGCACCAGACCACACTGGTGATTGCGCACCGCTTATCAACAGTAGTGGATGCGGATCAGATACTGGTATTGCGCGAAGGCCAGGTGGCAGAGCGGGGCACCCACCCGCAGCTGCTGGCCGCGGGCGGGGTCTACGCGGGCCTGTGGCGCGCGCAGCAGCAGGAATGA
- a CDS encoding AraC family transcriptional regulator produces the protein MNHSVAHHYVEHLLVGAEHLGFSRSTLLAPLARKPDCLAAIARGERLPVDDYVLLMQHVWALTGDETGGYSARALKPGTFAMMCHACIGTANLRKAYERAGRFFTLVSDDIQLSLTENDSEASFIFSQQPPPPAPLSNLFYMETLALIFIRWASWLIDKKLLVARIDFEAPSPGPEAEQEAEAIFGIQPHYGQTRNQVTFASRFLEERIQQTEASLKLFLEQAPASLLSHYRRDASVSAQVRKFLHQAVDQGGTGEEFSLEQVADALHLTSQTLRRRLKEEGNSFQEIKDAVRCRLAIHFLLHDALPAQDIAYKMGFSDPSVFYKAFKRWTGLTPGAYKDSKQRK, from the coding sequence ATGAATCACAGCGTTGCCCACCACTATGTCGAACACTTATTGGTGGGTGCCGAACACCTGGGCTTTTCCCGCTCGACGCTGTTAGCACCGCTAGCGCGCAAACCCGATTGCCTGGCCGCCATCGCCCGCGGTGAGCGTTTACCGGTAGACGACTACGTGCTGTTAATGCAGCACGTGTGGGCACTCACCGGCGATGAAACCGGGGGCTACAGTGCCCGCGCCCTTAAACCCGGCACCTTTGCCATGATGTGCCACGCCTGCATTGGCACCGCCAATCTGCGTAAAGCCTATGAACGCGCCGGGCGTTTTTTTACCCTGGTGAGTGATGATATTCAGCTGTCGCTGACCGAAAACGACAGCGAAGCCAGCTTCATTTTCAGCCAACAACCACCGCCTCCGGCACCACTCAGCAACCTGTTTTACATGGAAACCCTGGCGCTGATTTTTATCCGCTGGGCCAGCTGGCTGATCGATAAAAAGCTGCTGGTGGCGCGCATCGATTTTGAGGCACCGAGTCCGGGGCCGGAGGCTGAACAAGAAGCCGAAGCCATCTTTGGTATCCAACCGCACTATGGACAAACCCGAAATCAGGTCACCTTTGCCAGCCGGTTTTTAGAGGAGCGCATTCAGCAAACCGAAGCCAGTCTTAAACTGTTTCTGGAACAGGCGCCCGCCAGCCTGCTGAGCCATTACCGGCGCGATGCCAGCGTGTCGGCACAGGTGCGCAAGTTTTTGCATCAGGCGGTGGATCAGGGCGGCACCGGCGAAGAGTTCAGTCTGGAGCAGGTTGCCGACGCCCTGCACCTCACCAGCCAGACCTTGCGACGCCGGTTGAAAGAGGAAGGCAACAGTTTTCAGGAAATCAAAGATGCCGTGCGCTGCCGGCTGGCCATTCACTTTTTGTTACATGACGCACTGCCAGCCCAGGACATTGCCTATAAAATGGGGTTTTCCGACCCCAGCGTGTTTTACAAGGCATTCAAACGCTGGACAGGCCTGACCCCTGGCGCCTATAAAGACTCTAAACAACGCAAGTAG